In one window of Brenneria goodwinii DNA:
- the pflA gene encoding pyruvate formate lyase 1-activating protein, producing MSVTGRIHSFESCGTVDGPGIRFIVFFQGCLMRCLYCHNRDTWDTHAGKEITVEELMKEVVTYRHFMNASGGGVTASGGEAILQAEFVRDWFRACHAEGINTCLDTNGFVRRYEPVIDELLDVTDLVMLDLKQMNDDIHQNLVGVSNHRTLDFARYLAKRNIRTWIRYVVVPGWSDDDKSAHMLGEFTQNMSNVEKIELLPYHELGKHKWIAMGEEYKLDGVKPPKAETMDRVKSILEGYGHKVMY from the coding sequence ATGTCTGTAACTGGTCGCATCCACTCTTTTGAATCCTGCGGTACTGTAGATGGCCCGGGCATCCGCTTTATCGTTTTCTTTCAAGGCTGCCTGATGCGCTGCCTGTATTGCCATAACCGAGACACCTGGGATACTCATGCCGGAAAGGAAATTACGGTTGAGGAATTAATGAAAGAGGTCGTGACTTATCGCCACTTCATGAACGCATCGGGTGGTGGCGTCACCGCATCCGGTGGGGAAGCGATTCTGCAAGCCGAATTTGTCCGTGATTGGTTTCGTGCCTGCCATGCGGAAGGGATCAATACCTGTCTGGATACCAACGGGTTTGTTCGCCGCTATGAGCCGGTGATTGATGAGCTTTTGGACGTCACCGATTTGGTCATGCTCGACCTGAAGCAGATGAATGATGATATCCATCAAAACCTGGTTGGCGTATCTAACCATCGAACCCTCGACTTTGCCCGTTATCTGGCGAAGCGTAACATACGCACCTGGATACGTTACGTCGTCGTTCCCGGCTGGTCCGATGACGACAAATCCGCCCATATGCTCGGCGAATTCACCCAAAATATGTCGAATGTCGAAAAAATCGAACTCCTCCCCTATCACGAACTGGGTAAACATAAGTGGATAGCGATGGGTGAAGAGTACAAACTGGATGGTGTCAAACCGCCAAAAGCCGAGACAATGGATCGCGTAAAATCGATCCTTGAAGGATACGGACACAAGGTAATGTATTGA
- a CDS encoding MFS transporter: MSAYSRPVLLLLCGLLLLTICIAVLNTLVPIWLSYQQLPTWQVGLVGSSYFGGNLVGTLFAGKLIRHYGFNRSYYFAALLFGIATIGLGISVDLWSWLFWRFLAGVGCALIWVVVESALLCSGSSAHRGQLLASYMMAYYFGSVMGQLLLGMVSTELLNVLPWAVALIILGVFPLLFAHIPAPIKQEHKANIWKMLKYRHARLGVHGCVISGVILGSLYGLMPLYFSHQGMSDAGVGYWMALLISAGIVGQWPVGRMADRYGRLLVLRVLTFAVIVGCLAMLSASRYAMVPGLFMLGCAGFTLYPVAMSWACEKVRPDELVAMNQALLLSYTLGSLSGPSLAAILMQTYSDRLLFVLIAVVSLCYLVILLKKADHHPKPLATA; this comes from the coding sequence ATGTCTGCTTACTCTCGCCCAGTGCTTTTATTGCTCTGCGGCCTTTTGCTGCTGACTATTTGTATTGCCGTATTGAATACACTGGTGCCAATTTGGCTGAGTTATCAGCAGCTTCCTACCTGGCAGGTAGGGCTTGTCGGGTCGTCTTATTTCGGCGGGAATCTGGTTGGGACATTGTTTGCCGGTAAATTAATCAGGCATTATGGATTTAATCGCAGTTATTATTTTGCCGCATTATTATTTGGCATAGCCACTATTGGGCTGGGTATTTCTGTCGATTTATGGAGCTGGCTATTCTGGCGTTTTCTGGCCGGGGTGGGTTGCGCATTAATTTGGGTTGTGGTTGAAAGCGCATTGCTTTGCAGTGGTTCATCCGCCCATAGAGGTCAGCTATTGGCCTCATATATGATGGCCTACTATTTTGGCAGCGTGATGGGGCAGTTGCTGCTTGGTATGGTGTCGACAGAGTTGTTGAACGTCTTACCCTGGGCTGTGGCATTGATTATTCTGGGCGTGTTCCCTCTGCTGTTTGCGCATATTCCCGCGCCAATAAAACAAGAGCACAAGGCTAATATTTGGAAGATGCTGAAATACCGTCATGCCCGGTTAGGGGTTCATGGCTGTGTGATTTCCGGCGTCATCCTGGGATCGTTGTACGGGTTAATGCCGCTGTATTTTTCTCATCAGGGGATGAGCGATGCCGGGGTCGGGTACTGGATGGCGTTGCTGATTAGCGCAGGTATTGTTGGACAGTGGCCGGTCGGCCGCATGGCTGACCGGTATGGCCGTCTGCTGGTTCTGCGGGTGCTGACTTTTGCCGTGATTGTCGGTTGTCTCGCCATGTTGAGTGCTAGTCGCTATGCCATGGTTCCGGGCCTGTTTATGTTGGGATGCGCCGGTTTTACGCTATACCCTGTCGCGATGTCATGGGCCTGCGAAAAAGTGCGCCCTGACGAGCTGGTTGCCATGAATCAGGCGCTATTGCTGAGTTATACGCTGGGGAGTCTGAGTGGTCCCAGCTTGGCGGCGATATTGATGCAAACGTATTCCGATCGCCTGCTGTTTGTCCTTATCGCCGTGGTGTCGTTGTGCTATTTGGTCATATTGTTGAAGAAGGCCGATCATCATCCAAAGCCACTGGCGACAGCCTAA
- the serS gene encoding serine--tRNA ligase codes for MLDPNLLRNELDAVAEKLQARRGFKLDVDTLRKQEERRKVLQVETENLQAERNSRSKEIGAAKARGEDIEPLRREVNVLGERLDAAKSELDQLQNAIREIALTIPNLPDDVVPLGKDENDNKEVSRWGEPRTFDFPVRDHVELGEMANGVDFAAGAKLAGARFVVMKGQIARLHRAISQFMLDLHTQQHGYQEAYVPYLVNHETLYGTGQLPKFGEDLFHTKPLSEEADTSNYALIPTAEVPLTNLVRDEILDDESLPLKMTAHTPCFRSEAGSYGRDTRGLIRMHQFDKVELVQIVRPEDSMQALEELTSHAETVLQLLKLPYRKVLLCTGDMGFGSCKTYDLEVWLPAQNTYREISSCSNMWDFQARRMQARCRSKGDKKTRLVHTLNGSGLAVGRTLVAVLENYQLADGRIEVPEVLRPYMGGLEFIG; via the coding sequence ATGCTCGATCCCAATTTACTGCGTAATGAGCTCGACGCAGTCGCCGAAAAGCTACAGGCTCGTAGAGGTTTTAAACTGGATGTTGATACCCTGCGTAAGCAGGAAGAACGTCGTAAAGTTTTACAGGTGGAAACCGAAAATCTGCAGGCGGAACGTAATTCCCGATCGAAAGAGATTGGTGCGGCAAAAGCCCGTGGTGAAGATATTGAGCCGTTGCGCCGCGAAGTTAACGTGTTGGGTGAGAGACTGGATGCTGCCAAGTCGGAGCTGGATCAACTGCAAAACGCCATCCGTGAAATAGCGCTGACTATTCCCAATTTGCCCGATGACGTCGTTCCCCTTGGTAAAGATGAAAACGATAACAAAGAGGTCAGCCGCTGGGGCGAACCTCGCACGTTTGACTTCCCGGTACGCGATCATGTGGAACTCGGCGAGATGGCCAATGGGGTTGATTTTGCCGCCGGTGCGAAGCTGGCCGGCGCCCGTTTTGTCGTCATGAAAGGGCAAATTGCGCGCCTGCATCGTGCAATTTCTCAATTTATGCTGGATCTGCATACGCAACAGCATGGCTATCAGGAAGCGTATGTGCCTTATCTGGTTAACCATGAGACCCTGTATGGTACCGGTCAGTTGCCGAAATTCGGCGAAGATCTGTTTCATACCAAGCCGTTAAGTGAAGAGGCGGACACCAGCAACTATGCTTTGATTCCCACGGCTGAAGTTCCTCTGACTAACCTGGTGCGTGACGAAATTCTGGACGATGAGTCATTACCGCTGAAAATGACCGCCCATACGCCATGCTTCCGTTCAGAAGCGGGGTCTTATGGTCGTGATACCCGTGGTTTGATTCGTATGCACCAGTTTGACAAAGTTGAGCTGGTACAGATTGTTCGGCCTGAAGATTCCATGCAGGCGCTGGAAGAGTTAACTTCTCATGCTGAAACCGTATTGCAGTTGCTGAAGTTGCCGTATCGTAAGGTATTGCTGTGTACGGGAGATATGGGATTCGGTTCCTGTAAAACTTATGACCTGGAAGTCTGGTTGCCGGCGCAGAATACCTATCGTGAGATCTCTTCCTGTTCCAACATGTGGGACTTCCAGGCTCGACGTATGCAGGCGCGTTGCCGCAGTAAGGGCGATAAGAAAACCCGCCTGGTGCATACATTGAATGGTTCAGGGTTGGCAGTCGGCCGTACGCTGGTTGCCGTGCTGGAAAACTATCAGTTGGCGGATGGCCGGATTGAAGTGCCTGAAGTGCTGCGTCCATATATGGGCGGACTGGAATTTATTGGTTGA
- a CDS encoding replication-associated recombination protein A, with product MSTLSLDFSSNEFQPLAARMRPATLEQYIGQQHILGAGKPLPRAIVAGQLHSMILWGPPGTGKTTLAELIGHYGQADVERISAVTSGIKEIREAIERARQNRHAGRRTILFVDEVHRFNKSQQDAFLPHVEDGTITFIGATTENPSFELNSALLSRARVYLLKALTAEDIEQVLQQAMNDSQRGYGGQNIVLPDETRRMLAELVNGDARRALNSLEMMADMAEIDAQGIRTLTPELLKEVSGERSARFDNKGDRYYDLISALHKSVRGSAPDAALYWYARIITAGGDPLYVARRLLAIASEDVGNADPRGMQVAIAAWDCFTRVGPAEGERAIAQAIVYLACAPKSNAVYTAFKAAMQDARDKPDYDVPEHLRNAPTRLMKEMGLGAEYRYAHDEPNAYAAGENYFPSEMAETQYYMPSARGLEGKIGEKLAWLAAQDQNSPTKRYR from the coding sequence GTGAGTACTCTGTCACTTGATTTTTCCAGTAATGAGTTCCAGCCGTTGGCCGCCCGTATGCGGCCGGCAACGCTGGAGCAGTATATTGGGCAACAGCATATTCTGGGCGCCGGCAAACCGTTGCCGAGAGCGATTGTGGCCGGACAGCTGCACTCCATGATTCTATGGGGGCCGCCAGGTACCGGGAAAACGACGCTGGCGGAATTAATCGGCCATTACGGGCAGGCTGACGTTGAGCGTATTTCGGCGGTAACGTCAGGGATAAAAGAGATCCGCGAGGCCATCGAACGGGCGCGGCAAAATCGCCATGCAGGCCGGCGAACGATTTTGTTTGTCGATGAAGTCCACCGTTTCAATAAAAGCCAGCAAGATGCGTTTTTACCGCATGTCGAAGACGGCACGATCACTTTTATCGGCGCCACGACCGAAAACCCTTCATTCGAACTCAATTCCGCACTGTTGTCGCGCGCTCGTGTCTATTTATTGAAGGCGCTGACTGCGGAAGATATTGAACAAGTGCTGCAGCAGGCGATGAATGACAGCCAGCGGGGATACGGCGGACAGAATATCGTCTTGCCTGACGAAACCCGGCGTATGCTGGCTGAGCTGGTTAATGGCGATGCGCGCAGGGCTCTGAACAGCCTCGAAATGATGGCCGATATGGCTGAGATCGACGCGCAAGGCATTCGCACGCTGACGCCGGAGCTGCTTAAGGAAGTGTCTGGCGAGCGCAGCGCTCGTTTTGATAACAAAGGCGACCGCTATTACGATCTGATCTCGGCGCTGCATAAGTCGGTGAGGGGGTCTGCGCCAGATGCCGCGCTATATTGGTACGCGCGCATTATTACCGCAGGGGGCGACCCGCTCTACGTCGCCCGTCGTCTGCTGGCTATCGCTTCTGAAGACGTCGGCAATGCGGATCCCCGGGGCATGCAGGTGGCCATTGCCGCCTGGGACTGTTTTACCCGTGTCGGCCCGGCGGAAGGCGAGCGGGCTATTGCTCAGGCTATTGTGTATCTGGCCTGCGCGCCGAAAAGCAATGCCGTATATACGGCGTTTAAAGCCGCTATGCAGGATGCGCGAGATAAGCCCGATTACGATGTCCCGGAACATCTGCGCAATGCGCCGACTCGCTTGATGAAAGAGATGGGGCTGGGCGCAGAATATCGTTATGCCCATGATGAACCCAATGCCTATGCCGCCGGGGAGAACTATTTCCCGTCCGAAATGGCGGAGACGCAATATTACATGCCGTCGGCGCGCGGGCTTGAGGGGAAAATTGGCGAAAAGCTCGCCTGGCTCGCCGCTCAGGATCAAAATAGCCCGACAAAACGCTACCGCTGA
- the lolA gene encoding outer membrane lipoprotein chaperone LolA yields the protein MKKWLVACCLVSGITSTAVYADAASDLQSRLSKVNSFHASFSQTVTSADGTAVQEGEGELWLKRPNLFNWQTTSPDESVLVSDGKTLWFYNPFVEQVTATWLKDATGNTPFMLIARNDASDWRRYEVKQKGDDFELTPKSANGNLKQFAISVTSNGTIRQFIATEQDGQRSTYVLKNQQNSVVDSAKFTFTPPQGVALDDQRQ from the coding sequence ATGAAGAAATGGTTAGTCGCCTGTTGTCTGGTGTCGGGAATAACATCGACAGCGGTGTATGCTGATGCCGCCAGTGATTTGCAAAGCCGGCTCAGCAAGGTGAACAGTTTTCATGCCAGCTTCAGCCAGACGGTAACGAGCGCAGATGGAACCGCGGTGCAGGAAGGCGAGGGCGAATTGTGGTTGAAACGGCCTAATTTGTTCAATTGGCAAACAACATCGCCGGATGAAAGCGTGCTGGTTTCCGATGGTAAAACGCTCTGGTTTTACAACCCGTTTGTTGAACAGGTGACCGCTACCTGGTTAAAAGATGCGACGGGGAATACGCCATTTATGCTGATCGCCCGCAACGACGCCAGTGACTGGCGCAGATATGAGGTGAAGCAGAAAGGCGATGATTTTGAACTCACGCCGAAATCAGCCAATGGCAATCTTAAGCAATTTGCCATCAGCGTGACGAGCAACGGCACTATCAGGCAGTTCATCGCCACCGAGCAGGACGGACAACGCAGTACCTATGTGCTGAAGAATCAGCAAAATAGCGTGGTTGATTCAGCAAAATTTACGTTTACTCCGCCGCAAGGCGTGGCGTTGGACGATCAACGTCAGTGA
- a CDS encoding DNA translocase FtsK 4TM domain-containing protein, with amino-acid sequence MSQEYTEDKVITLRKLSGTRRLLEAILIVVALFAVYLGVALLSFSPSDPSWSQTAWHEPIHNLGGVAGAWLADTLFFIFGVLAYAIPPIMLCLCWSAFRQRDNQNTVDYFTFSLRLIGTLALILTSCGLAALNIDDLYYFASGGVLGSLLSSAMTPRFNSMGATLILLCVWAAGLTLFTGWSWLTIAEKIGSAVLGCLTFMSNRSRKDNEPEALSPDDADHWENLPATATATATSAESDDDVLLSAPSMTDAASQDRQAEPPLSAPGASQTMAGQHADAAEPVQPVVSQQIDAASTLNPPLYSFEVPDSAMSAHDSNADAYHPHGSADTPPIAQPLVEHPIDRAPRVTPSAASENADTVFKANNTFMPAFGADEDDNPQVKQGVGPELPRPNPVRIPTRRELASYGIKLPSQRLAEQQARVSQTQSDTAATSLHDEVTQDDIARQEAALQQEYIEQQRQRYGEGYPLQEEDEDALMQAQLAKDFAAQQQTRYDMEDEQRSEKHEPTLDRAALSDLSSGNPIFGFSPLADLVDDGPSEPLFTPLESTTANAHASHDVAPARNVNETANPHQPVQTGSSADSDVSSQDGQAPAARQSIMDSLIHPFLVRNDQPLQKPTTPLPTLDLLTPPPASEAPVDNFALEQTARLIEARLSDYRVKAEVVDHYPGPVITRFELDLAPGVKAARISNLSRDLARSLSVVAVRIVEVIPGKPYVGLELPNKHRQTVYLREVLDCAKFRDNPSPLAIVLGKDIAGQPVVADLAKMPHLLVAGTTGSGKSVGVNAMIISMLYKATPEEVRFIMIDPKMLELSVYEGIPHLLTEVVTDMKDAANALRWCVGEMERRYKLMSALGVRNLAGYNERVMEANAMGRPIPDPFWKPTDNMDMTPPVLEKLPYIVVMVDEFADLMMAVGKKVEELIARLAQKARAAGIHLVLATQRPSVDVITGLIKANIPTRIAFTVSSKIDSRTILDQGGAESLLGMGDMLYMAPNSSIPVRVHGAFVRDQEVHAVVQDWKARGRPQYIDNIVSGGDDGEGGSLGLDGDEDLDPLFDQAVAFVVDKRRASISGVQRQFRIGYNRAARIVEQMEAQGIVSSPGHNGNREVLAPPPME; translated from the coding sequence TTGAGCCAGGAATATACAGAAGATAAAGTCATTACCCTGAGGAAACTCAGCGGTACCCGCCGTTTACTTGAAGCGATCTTGATCGTTGTGGCTCTCTTTGCCGTTTATCTCGGCGTCGCGTTGCTCAGTTTCAGCCCGTCCGATCCCAGTTGGTCCCAAACCGCCTGGCATGAGCCTATCCATAACTTGGGCGGAGTGGCGGGCGCCTGGCTGGCAGATACCCTGTTCTTCATTTTTGGCGTGCTGGCTTATGCCATTCCGCCGATTATGCTGTGCCTGTGCTGGTCGGCTTTTCGTCAGCGCGATAATCAAAATACGGTCGACTACTTTACCTTTTCGTTACGCCTCATCGGTACGCTGGCGTTAATTCTTACTTCGTGCGGTTTGGCCGCGTTGAATATTGACGATCTCTACTATTTCGCATCCGGCGGCGTATTGGGCAGTTTGTTAAGCAGTGCCATGACGCCTCGATTCAATAGCATGGGGGCGACGCTGATTTTACTGTGCGTCTGGGCTGCGGGGCTGACGCTGTTTACCGGCTGGTCGTGGCTGACTATTGCGGAAAAAATAGGTTCAGCCGTGTTAGGTTGCCTGACGTTTATGTCTAATCGTTCACGTAAGGATAACGAGCCGGAAGCGTTATCGCCGGACGATGCCGATCATTGGGAAAATTTGCCTGCAACGGCAACGGCAACGGCAACGTCGGCGGAGAGTGACGACGATGTGTTACTCTCCGCGCCTTCGATGACCGATGCCGCCTCGCAGGATCGGCAGGCAGAACCGCCACTGTCTGCGCCAGGGGCGTCCCAAACGATGGCCGGGCAGCATGCCGACGCGGCGGAACCGGTGCAACCTGTCGTTTCGCAGCAGATTGATGCCGCTTCAACGCTCAATCCGCCGTTGTATTCTTTTGAAGTCCCTGATTCCGCGATGTCTGCCCATGACAGCAATGCTGATGCTTATCATCCCCACGGCAGTGCGGATACGCCGCCTATCGCACAGCCGCTGGTCGAACATCCCATCGATCGGGCGCCCCGCGTAACGCCGTCCGCCGCATCGGAAAACGCGGATACGGTATTCAAGGCCAATAATACGTTTATGCCGGCTTTCGGTGCGGATGAAGATGATAACCCGCAGGTCAAACAGGGCGTTGGGCCCGAATTACCCCGACCCAATCCGGTTCGTATTCCCACTCGCCGTGAACTGGCCTCCTATGGCATTAAATTGCCATCACAGCGGTTAGCCGAACAGCAGGCCAGGGTGTCGCAAACGCAAAGCGATACGGCCGCGACTTCACTGCATGATGAAGTGACGCAGGACGATATCGCCCGTCAGGAAGCGGCGTTACAACAGGAATATATTGAGCAGCAGCGTCAGCGCTATGGCGAAGGGTATCCTTTGCAGGAAGAAGATGAAGACGCATTAATGCAGGCTCAACTGGCGAAAGATTTTGCCGCCCAGCAACAGACGCGTTATGACATGGAAGATGAGCAGCGGTCGGAGAAGCATGAACCGACGCTGGATCGTGCCGCATTATCCGATCTGTCCTCCGGCAATCCGATATTCGGCTTTTCTCCTTTGGCTGATTTGGTCGATGACGGTCCCAGCGAACCTCTGTTTACGCCGCTGGAGTCGACGACGGCAAATGCTCATGCGAGTCACGATGTTGCGCCGGCGCGAAACGTTAACGAAACGGCCAACCCGCATCAGCCCGTTCAGACGGGCTCGTCGGCGGATAGCGATGTTTCCTCACAGGATGGGCAGGCGCCTGCGGCTCGTCAATCGATCATGGATAGCCTGATTCATCCATTCTTAGTGCGCAACGATCAACCTTTGCAAAAGCCGACAACACCGTTGCCCACGCTGGATTTGCTGACACCGCCGCCTGCGAGCGAAGCGCCGGTGGATAATTTTGCGCTTGAGCAAACCGCGCGCCTGATTGAGGCTCGCCTGAGTGATTATCGGGTAAAAGCCGAGGTCGTCGATCACTATCCCGGCCCGGTCATTACCCGCTTTGAACTGGATTTGGCGCCGGGGGTGAAAGCGGCTCGAATTTCCAACCTGTCACGCGATTTGGCGCGTTCGCTGTCGGTTGTCGCCGTGCGTATCGTCGAGGTTATTCCAGGCAAGCCCTATGTGGGGTTGGAGTTGCCCAACAAGCATCGTCAAACCGTTTATCTGCGGGAAGTGCTGGATTGCGCCAAGTTCCGGGATAATCCTTCGCCGTTGGCCATTGTGCTGGGTAAGGATATCGCCGGACAGCCCGTGGTGGCCGATCTGGCGAAGATGCCTCATTTACTGGTGGCCGGTACGACCGGTTCCGGTAAATCAGTCGGTGTCAACGCGATGATTATCAGCATGCTGTATAAGGCGACGCCGGAAGAGGTGCGCTTTATCATGATCGATCCGAAGATGCTGGAACTGTCTGTCTATGAAGGTATTCCGCATCTGTTGACGGAAGTCGTCACTGATATGAAAGATGCCGCTAACGCATTACGCTGGTGCGTTGGTGAAATGGAACGCCGTTACAAGCTGATGTCGGCACTGGGTGTCCGTAACCTTGCCGGTTATAACGAGCGGGTGATGGAAGCCAATGCCATGGGCCGTCCGATTCCCGATCCGTTCTGGAAGCCGACCGACAATATGGATATGACGCCGCCGGTTCTGGAAAAACTGCCATATATCGTTGTTATGGTGGATGAATTTGCTGATTTGATGATGGCGGTGGGCAAGAAGGTGGAAGAGCTGATCGCCCGTCTGGCACAGAAAGCCCGTGCTGCGGGTATTCATCTGGTGTTGGCGACTCAGCGTCCTTCCGTGGATGTGATCACCGGCCTGATTAAGGCCAATATTCCGACCCGTATCGCATTTACGGTATCCAGTAAGATCGATTCACGGACCATTCTTGATCAGGGCGGCGCGGAATCGCTGCTGGGGATGGGGGATATGCTGTATATGGCGCCCAACTCATCAATACCGGTGCGTGTGCACGGCGCTTTCGTTCGCGATCAGGAAGTTCATGCCGTGGTTCAGGATTGGAAAGCCCGCGGACGACCACAATATATTGATAATATCGTCAGCGGTGGTGACGATGGCGAAGGGGGCAGCCTTGGGCTGGATGGGGATGAGGATCTCGATCCGCTGTTTGATCAGGCCGTCGCCTTTGTTGTGGATAAACGCAGAGCCTCTATTTCCGGCGTACAGCGCCAATTCCGTATCGGTTATAACCGTGCCGCGCGCATAGTGGAGCAGATGGAGGCGCAAGGTATCGTCAGTTCACCCGGACATAACGGCAACCGTGAAGTGCTGGCGCCGCCGCCGATGGAGTAA
- the lrp gene encoding leucine-responsive transcriptional regulator Lrp, producing MVDTKKRPGKDLDRIDRNILNELQKDGRISNVELSKRVGLSPTPCLERVRRLERQGFINGYTALLNPHYLDASLLVFVEITLNRGAPDVFEQFNSAVQKLEEIQECHLVSGDFDYLLKTRVPDMSAYRKLLGETLLRLPGVNDTRTYVVMEEVKQSNRLVIKTR from the coding sequence ATGGTAGATACTAAAAAGCGGCCAGGAAAAGATCTCGATCGTATCGATCGCAACATCCTGAACGAATTACAAAAAGATGGGCGTATTTCAAATGTTGAACTTTCCAAACGGGTCGGCTTATCACCGACGCCTTGTCTGGAACGGGTGCGCCGTCTGGAGCGACAGGGTTTTATTAATGGCTATACCGCGCTGCTGAACCCGCATTATCTGGACGCCTCACTGCTGGTTTTTGTGGAGATAACGCTAAATCGCGGTGCGCCCGATGTCTTTGAACAGTTTAATTCAGCAGTGCAAAAGCTTGAAGAGATTCAGGAGTGTCATCTGGTTTCCGGTGATTTTGACTACCTGTTGAAAACCCGCGTACCGGATATGTCTGCCTATCGTAAACTGTTGGGCGAGACGCTGCTTCGACTACCGGGCGTGAACGACACCCGCACCTATGTGGTGATGGAAGAAGTTAAACAGAGCAATCGTCTGGTCATTAAGACCCGATAA
- the trxB gene encoding thioredoxin-disulfide reductase — protein sequence MGTVKHHKLLILGSGPAGYTAAVYAARANLNPVLITGMEKGGQLTTTTEVENWPGDAEDLTGPLLMERMHAHAEKFNTEIIFDYIQRVDLQTRPFRLFGDSDEYTCDALIIATGASARYLGLPSEEAFKGKGVSACATCDGFFYRQQKVAVVGGGNTAVEEALYLSNIAAEVHLIHRRDSFRSEKILIDRLMDKVKNGNIILHTDRTLDEVLGDEMGVTGVRLRNTRTDATEELELAGVFIAIGHSPNTAVFGDQLELENGYIKVQSGIHGNATQTSIPGVFAAGDVMDHIYRQAITSAGTGCMAALDAERYLDGLAPAK from the coding sequence ATGGGTACCGTTAAACACCACAAGTTATTGATTCTGGGTTCAGGCCCGGCCGGTTACACAGCCGCGGTTTACGCTGCTCGAGCCAATTTAAATCCGGTGCTCATTACCGGGATGGAAAAAGGCGGTCAGTTGACGACCACCACCGAAGTGGAGAATTGGCCTGGCGACGCAGAAGATTTAACCGGCCCGCTGTTGATGGAACGCATGCATGCCCATGCGGAGAAATTCAATACCGAAATCATATTCGACTATATCCAGCGTGTTGATTTGCAAACTCGTCCGTTCCGTCTATTTGGCGATAGCGATGAATACACCTGCGACGCCTTGATTATCGCAACCGGCGCATCCGCCCGTTATTTAGGCCTGCCTTCCGAAGAAGCGTTTAAGGGTAAAGGCGTGTCCGCCTGCGCCACCTGTGACGGATTCTTTTACCGCCAGCAAAAAGTTGCCGTGGTCGGCGGGGGGAACACCGCCGTTGAAGAAGCGTTGTATCTATCCAACATTGCGGCCGAAGTCCATTTAATCCATCGCCGCGATAGCTTCCGTTCGGAAAAAATCCTGATCGACCGACTGATGGATAAAGTGAAAAACGGCAATATTATTCTGCACACCGACCGTACGCTTGATGAAGTCCTCGGTGATGAGATGGGCGTAACCGGCGTGCGCCTGCGCAACACCCGGACCGATGCCACCGAAGAGCTGGAACTGGCCGGCGTATTCATCGCTATCGGCCATAGCCCCAACACCGCCGTCTTCGGCGATCAGCTCGAACTGGAAAATGGCTACATCAAAGTGCAATCCGGCATTCATGGCAATGCGACCCAGACCAGCATTCCCGGCGTCTTTGCCGCCGGCGATGTAATGGATCACATTTATCGTCAGGCCATTACCTCGGCCGGTACCGGCTGTATGGCCGCTCTTGATGCCGAACGTTATCTGGACGGATTAGCGCCCGCCAAATAA